Proteins found in one Mycteria americana isolate JAX WOST 10 ecotype Jacksonville Zoo and Gardens chromosome 8, USCA_MyAme_1.0, whole genome shotgun sequence genomic segment:
- the BRD7 gene encoding bromodomain-containing protein 7: MGKKHKKHKSDKHPYEEYVEKPLKLVLKVGGSEVAELSTGNAGLDSSLYEDKSEHEKHKDRKRKKRKKGEKQVPGEEKEKRKRKVKEDKKKRDRDHADSEGEQEMKCQTPIRLELPPEKPLTSTLSKQEEVEQTPLQEALNQLMRQLQRKDPSSFFSFPVTDFIAPGYSMIIKNPMDFSTMKEKIKNNGYQSIEELKDNFKLMCTNAMIYNKPDTIYYKAAKKLLHSGMKILSQERIQSLKQSIEFMADLQKTRKQKDKMEPQQTGEDENGPGKDKGEPVDGDTKAFKTPSKEHKKKDKDLLEDKLRNNSLEREQEQIDRIVRESGGKLTRRLANSQCEFERRKPDGTTTLGLLNPVDLTAGEPGYCPVKLGMTAGRLQSGVNTLQGFKEDKRNKVTPVTYLNYGPYSSYAPTYDSTFANISKEDSDLIYSTYGEDSNQGSFSIHDFLMKSQDYPFLMADSLLDVLTKGGHSRALRELETPLEEAEGPHERSDAIKDVKIMEIDIAARLDSANNDRLTALKAVTNFGMPIEEFDSEEAEVFQRKLDETTKLLRELQDAQNERLSTKPPPNMICLLGPSYREMHLAERVTNNLKELAQQVTPGDIVSTYGIRKAMGISVPLPDTEDSWVDLTEDFEEPKKTVTIPENECGPVTV, encoded by the exons atggggAAGAAGCACAAGAAGCACAAGTCGGACAAGCACCCCTACGAGG AATACGTAGAAAAGCCACTGAAGCTGGTGCTGAAAGTTGGAGGAAGTGAAGTTGCTGAACTCTCTACTGGAAACGCAGGACTTGATTCCAGCCTATATGAAGACAAATCTGAACATGAAAAACAcaaggacagaaaaaggaaaaagagaaagaaaggagaaaagcaagttcctggagaagaaaaggagaaaagaaagagaaaagtgaag GAGGATAAAAAGAAACGAGATCGAGACCACGCAGACAGTGAGGGAGAACAGGAAATGAAATGTCAGACCCCCATCCGATTGGAATTGCCACCAGAGAAACCATTGACAAGTACTTTATCAAAACAGgaag AGGTGGAGCAGACACCACTTCAGGAAGCTCTGAATCAACTCATGAGACAGCTGCAGAG AAAAGATCCaagttctttcttttcatttcctgtgaCTGACTTTATTGCCCCTGGCTATTCCATGATCATTAAAAACCCGATGGATTTTAGTACCATGAAAGAGAAGATCAAGAACAATGGGTACCAGTCCATAGAAGAATTAAAG GATAACTTCAAACTGATGTGTACTAATGCAATGATTTACAACAAACCAGACACCATTTActacaaagctgcaaaaaaactGCTGCACTCTGGGATGAAGATACTTAGCCAG GAGAGAATTCAGAGCCTGAAACAAAGTATAGAATTCATGGCTGacctgcagaagacaaggaagCAGAAGGACAAGATGGAACCACAGCAAACTGGGGAAGATGAAAATGGTCCTGGGAAAGACAAAGGAGAACCGGTGGATGGTGACACCAAAGCATTCAAAACACCTAGCAAAGAACACAAAAA GAAGGACAAAGATCTACTTGAAGACAAATTACGAAACAATAGCTTGGAAAGGGAACAAGAGCAGATTGATCGTATTGTTAGAGAATCTGGAGGAAAGTTAACAAGACGACTTGCAAACAGCCAG TGtgaatttgaaagaagaaaaccagatggTACAACAACTCTGGGCCTTCTTAATCCGGTTGACCTTACTGCTGGAG AACCAGGTTACTGCCCTGTAAAGCTGGGTATGACAGCAGGAAGACTTCAGTCAGGAGTTAATACGTTGCAAGGGttcaaagaagataaaagaaacaaGGTTACTCCAG TGACATACTTGAATTATGGACCCTATAGCTCCTATGCTCCAACATATGATTCTACATTTGCCAACATAAGCAAAGAAGATTCTGACTTAATCTATTCAACATATGGGGAAGACTCTAATCAAGGATCTTTCAG TATTCATGATTTTTTGATGAAATCACAAGATTATCCTTTCTTAATGGCTGATAGTTTGCTTGATGTTCTAACTAAAGGAGGACATTCTAGAGCTCTCAGAGAACTGGAAACG CCATTGGAGGAAGCTGAAGGCCCACATGAACGAAGTGATGCCATAAAAGATGTAAAG attatggAAATTGATATTGCTGCCAGGTTGGACTCTGCTAATAATGACAGACTTACAGCACTAAAAGCAGTTACAAACTTTGGCATGCCTATAGAAGAGTTTGATTCTGAGG AGGCTGAAGTCTTCCAGAGGAAACTTGATGAAACAACAAAGCTTCTGAGAGAACTTCAGGATGCTCAAAATGAACGACTAAGTACAAAACCACCCCCTAACATGATTTGTCTTCTGGGTCCATCTTACAGAGAGATGCACTTGG CGGAGAGAGTAACCAATAACCTGAAAGAACTTGCACAACAAGTGACTCCAGGTGATATTGTTAGTACATATGGAATCCGGAAAGCAATGGGAATTTCAGTTCCTCTGCCCGATACAGAAGACAGCTGGGTAGATTTGACAGAGG ACTTTGAAGAACCTAAAAAGACTGTCACCATCCCTGAAAATGAGTGCGGGCCAGTCACAGTCTGA